A DNA window from Halorubrum sp. DM2 contains the following coding sequences:
- a CDS encoding rhodanese-like domain-containing protein, which produces MDGEIDPEELSALLSERADGSADETLRIVDIRDRRAFDRGHLPDSECIPFPELTSRIAELEGADRIVTVCPHGVASQQAAQLIGSYEGTQNARVESLRGGVEAWEQAVGELTATDASDDDADGEDVDAGDADEGPESPF; this is translated from the coding sequence ATGGACGGCGAGATCGATCCCGAGGAGCTGTCCGCGCTACTGTCCGAGCGCGCCGACGGCTCCGCCGACGAGACGCTCCGAATCGTCGACATTCGCGACCGGCGCGCGTTCGACCGCGGCCACCTCCCCGACAGCGAGTGTATCCCGTTCCCCGAGCTGACGAGCCGGATCGCGGAGCTTGAGGGAGCCGATCGGATCGTCACCGTCTGCCCGCACGGCGTCGCGAGCCAGCAGGCGGCCCAGCTGATCGGCAGCTACGAGGGGACCCAGAACGCGCGCGTCGAGAGCCTCCGCGGCGGCGTCGAGGCGTGGGAGCAGGCGGTCGGCGAACTGACCGCCACCGACGCGTCGGACGACGACGCCGACGGGGAAGATGTCGACGCCGGGGACGCCGACGAGGGTCCCGAGTCGCCGTTCTGA